One window of the Eucalyptus grandis isolate ANBG69807.140 chromosome 6, ASM1654582v1, whole genome shotgun sequence genome contains the following:
- the LOC104431905 gene encoding uncharacterized protein LOC104431905 isoform X1, which produces MTDVKVQLYWQCCFKLHMVNSRLLQDFSTMSISCCMTSLQDAIPPGRIAQTHYLDVPVDGPTTRVSSIHGSEKLPSVDGVRGHRLQVCRVLQEDRERNSFLSPLRDDHSLQPRESLLTFKWMLTKEPIHLSVKKILLRCLTGQFCIILLICVSRENARLRNE; this is translated from the exons ATGACAGAC GTTAAGGTGCAGCTCTACTGGCAATGTTGCTTCAAACTTCATATGGTGAATTCAAG GCTGCTTCAAGACTTCTCCACCATGAGTATCAGTTGCTGCATGACCAGCCTGCAAGATGCCATACCCCCTGGACGGATTGCCCAAACTCACTATCTTGATGTCCCGGTGGATGGGCCAACTACCAGAGTGTCATCTATTCATGGAAGTGAGAAGCTGCCTAGTGTTGATGGTGTTCGAGGTCACCGACTGCAAGTATGCCGTGTCTTGCAAGAAGATAGAGAGCGAAACAGTTTTTTATCCCCTCTGAGAGATGATCATTCCCTTCAGCCGAGAGAGTCTTTGTTAACATTCAAATGGATGCTCACCAAGGAACCCATCCATTTATCGGTCAAGAAGATTCTTCTACGCTGCCTGACAGGACAATTTTGCATAATACTTCTGATCTGCGTGTCAAGAGAAAACGCAAG GCTGAGGAACGAATGA
- the LOC104431905 gene encoding homeobox-DDT domain protein RLT2-like isoform X2, which yields MDAHQGTHPFIGQEDSSTLPDRTILHNTSDLRVKRKRKAEERMRKEMERFDRERRKEEERLMREQQREDERLLRERRRESKRREKYLQKESIKVEKKRQKEELR from the exons ATGGATGCTCACCAAGGAACCCATCCATTTATCGGTCAAGAAGATTCTTCTACGCTGCCTGACAGGACAATTTTGCATAATACTTCTGATCTGCGTGTCAAGAGAAAACGCAAG GCTGAGGAACGAATGAGGAAAGAGATGGAAAGATTTGATCgtgaaagaaggaaggaagaagaaaggttgaTGCGTGAACAGCAGAGAGAGGATGAGAGATTGCTACGTGAGCGAAGGCGAGAATCAAAGCGACGGGAGAAGTATTTACAGAAAGAATCTATTAAG gtggagaaaaagagacaaaaagaagagcttcgttga